A stretch of DNA from Micromonospora sp. WMMD1155:
GATCGGTGCCCAGCGAAGGGCCAGTTCGGCCCGGCTGACGGCGGCTGCGGCCGGCGTCGGCGCGGTGAGAACGGGGGCGGCCAACGCTGCGGTGGCGGCTGCCGCGATCAATGCCCTCGTCGTCCGGGGTCGCCGGGTCCTGCTGCTTCTGTCGAGCATGGTGTGCTCCCACGTCCGAAGTGATAGACAACGATGGATCATCGTCGGTGTGGGCGCCCAGTGCGTGTCCGTCCGGCGAAGAGGAGGAGGACGATGCTCGACCGGCCTGCGCACGGCCTCTCCTCCCGGGTGGGACGCCCTCCCGGAAACGCGTGCCCCCACAGGTCGAGACAAGACGGATAGGGTCCGCGGCGATGGTGATTGGGCACGTTTCACGGGAGGCGATCACATGACGTTGATGGGACGACGTACGGCTCTGCGCGCCGGCCTGGCGGCCACGACCCTCGCGGGTGGGGCCGTGTTGGTGGCCAAGCCGGCTGAGGCGGCGATACCCGTCACGGACGACGGGTGGATCTCCGTTCTCGCGCATGGCGCTGTTGGCGACGGGGTCACCGACGACACCGCGGCGATCCAGGCGGCGTTCGACGCCGCCCGGGCGGCCACGCCGAACAAGGGCGTGGTGTTTCCGGCAGGCCGGACCTACCGGGTCAGTGACCGGGTGACGCTCTCCGGGCTGACCGACACCGCGTTGCGGGGCTACGGGGCCACCCTGGTCCTGGTCGACGCCACCCCGGTGACGGTGAAGGACCAGGTCCGCGGTGTGCTCCAGATCCAGGGCTGTCACCGCCTGAAGGTGCTCGGGCTCAACCTCGTCGACAACGCCGCCACGTACTGGTACAGCGGTCTGGTCATCACCGCGTCGACCGGCGTCGTGGTCGACGGCGTGGTGTCGCGCGGGTTCCGGCACACCGGCATCAGCGTGTGGGACAACACCCCCGGCACGTCCAACGACATCCTCATCACGAACTGCACCACCGAGGATGTCCGGCTCGGCATCGCCAGCAACGGTCACGACGTGCGGATCACCGACAACCACGTGGCGATGGACTGGCTGTCGTCGCAGGAAGCCGAGGACTGGGGCGGCGTCTGGCGCGCGGAGTCGAAGTACTACGACGGCATCAACGTGTGGTTCGGCGCCGATCGCACCGTCATCTCCGGCAACACCATCACCGAGTGTGGCCAGGCCGGTGTCTACACGCAGCAGGTGACGAACCTGGTGGTCGCGGACAACACCGTGATCGGCTGCCAACTGCGGGCCATCGAGGTCGACGGTAGCGCGCGCGGTTCTCTGCCGCGGTCGGGTCAAGCCGTCGGCGTCTCGATCACCGGCAACGTGGCGACCAACTGCATCGGCCACATCAACGTGCTGTCCGCCCGGGACGTCACAGTGGTCGGCAACCGGGTGGAGAACCCGAACGCGAGCCGGGCGGTGAGCTGCGTCGCCGTGCACCAGGGCTCCACCAAGGCGGTCGTGGTGGGCAACCATCTGCGTCAGGCGCACCCGTCACACCCGGCGATCTTCGTGGACATCGCCTCGGTCGACGTCACGCTGGCGTGGAACGCCGTGGAGGCGGCCGTCCCCTACCAGGCCCCGGCCGACACTGTCATCATCCGGCGCAGCGGCGCGGGCCAGATCCGTACCGAGGGCAAGCTCATCGCCGTCGGCGGGATCGGGGTCGGCAACAGTGTCGCGGCCAGCACGCCGGGCTCGGTGGTCCGCAAGATCGAAGTTTTCTCCTCCACCGGGCAGAGCCTGGGCTGGGTCCCGGTCTACAACTCGATCACCTGAGGCCGTAGACCT
This window harbors:
- a CDS encoding right-handed parallel beta-helix repeat-containing protein, yielding MTLMGRRTALRAGLAATTLAGGAVLVAKPAEAAIPVTDDGWISVLAHGAVGDGVTDDTAAIQAAFDAARAATPNKGVVFPAGRTYRVSDRVTLSGLTDTALRGYGATLVLVDATPVTVKDQVRGVLQIQGCHRLKVLGLNLVDNAATYWYSGLVITASTGVVVDGVVSRGFRHTGISVWDNTPGTSNDILITNCTTEDVRLGIASNGHDVRITDNHVAMDWLSSQEAEDWGGVWRAESKYYDGINVWFGADRTVISGNTITECGQAGVYTQQVTNLVVADNTVIGCQLRAIEVDGSARGSLPRSGQAVGVSITGNVATNCIGHINVLSARDVTVVGNRVENPNASRAVSCVAVHQGSTKAVVVGNHLRQAHPSHPAIFVDIASVDVTLAWNAVEAAVPYQAPADTVIIRRSGAGQIRTEGKLIAVGGIGVGNSVAASTPGSVVRKIEVFSSTGQSLGWVPVYNSIT